The following proteins come from a genomic window of Pseudomonas hygromyciniae:
- a CDS encoding TraX family protein, which translates to MHGTETIPVRRGRDGALDLLKWLALLSMVLDHLRYIGLSLDGLYVPGRLAFPWFCLAIAANLHRVKDGPTIFQWRYLGWLLLFSVISEVPYRMFIEDADTLNVLPTLALGLLVARGWQQKTLFDRGLALIALLLAAVFSSSLMFGFFGVLLPLAMLLVFSRPWYLSVLPGLVCVAANQWQVLLNSGNLVAMLGLATCLIAPLAGLVLLRQVTHVSPPAMRRWAYALYPAHFLLLLLLRKVIT; encoded by the coding sequence ATGCACGGTACTGAAACGATTCCTGTAAGGCGCGGCCGCGATGGCGCCCTGGACCTGCTCAAATGGCTGGCGCTGCTGAGCATGGTGCTCGATCACCTGCGCTATATCGGTTTGAGCCTCGATGGCCTGTACGTGCCGGGACGCCTGGCGTTCCCGTGGTTTTGCCTGGCGATTGCGGCGAACCTGCACCGGGTCAAGGATGGGCCGACGATCTTTCAATGGCGTTACCTGGGCTGGTTGCTGCTGTTCAGCGTGATCAGCGAGGTGCCCTATCGGATGTTTATCGAGGATGCCGATACATTGAATGTGCTGCCGACCCTGGCGCTGGGTTTGCTGGTTGCACGAGGATGGCAGCAAAAGACGCTTTTTGATCGAGGATTGGCGCTGATCGCCTTGTTGTTGGCGGCGGTATTTTCGTCGAGCCTGATGTTCGGATTTTTTGGTGTATTGCTGCCGTTGGCGATGCTGTTGGTGTTCAGTCGCCCGTGGTATTTGAGCGTGTTGCCGGGGTTGGTGTGTGTAGCTGCCAATCAATGGCAGGTCTTACTCAATAGCGGCAATCTCGTCGCGATGCTCGGGTTGGCCACATGCCTGATTGCGCCATTGGCCGGATTGGTCTTGTTGCGACAGGTCACACATGTCTCACCGCCGGCTATGCGGCGCTGGGCGTATGCACTTTATCCCGCGCATTTCTTACTGCTGCTACTCCTTCGAAAGGTCATCACATAG
- a CDS encoding flavin monoamine oxidase family protein → MSAIPSRSQGAQRLLNKNVTALIPDFPFHYARYLWQAAILKKPLGHVAPQHYGEQVLIVGAGVSGLVAAYEAMRMGLHPVVVEASGRIGGRLFAHVLGDRNDPQGRVICELGAMRFPKSGKALMHYFNKVGMGGNSTDFPNPGSAAAPSTVVDYKNQQTYYEGNDLPDQYKRIEDMFFGQFLEQDPIRFTDMENAMQESAVNQAEIKAIWNTILRSGWDDLSFYAAMVEQAKWTREDIDLFGQIGFGTGGWNTDYPNCFLEVLRVLYTGLDTNHSLMYDGSSELPLRLWSGTPASFGDTQVHWPADTTVESLTRREIADPLHQEVRQIQRLSGGSFKVYLYDNQLNTGTERNFKSVVYTPHVRVLDKFRYMDGKDRFNLMDNLLAPETWEAVMYTHYMQSAKIFATTQRPFWNDAQNGRYKMSVTLSDRLTRGTYLLDYGLGNGASTGCGMFLSYTWNDDSLKFLGDRSAPLPTHVQLCTTLLDTVYADTQLDLAAEFGMVDPFIEINWEDEPFYLGAFKMNLPGQYEYQRLLFSQFMNGVEGGEPDGFILSGDDISWTGGWAEGAVTTALNAVNKLAVIFEGGTIENNPGPIDQWDALQPLKL, encoded by the coding sequence ATGTCTGCGATTCCCTCCCGTTCCCAGGGGGCCCAGCGCCTGTTGAACAAAAACGTCACGGCGCTGATTCCTGATTTTCCGTTCCATTACGCCCGCTATCTGTGGCAGGCGGCAATCCTCAAGAAACCCCTGGGCCATGTCGCGCCACAGCATTATGGCGAGCAGGTGTTGATCGTCGGGGCCGGCGTGTCCGGTCTGGTAGCTGCCTACGAGGCGATGCGCATGGGCCTGCATCCGGTGGTGGTCGAAGCCTCGGGGCGCATTGGTGGGCGCCTGTTTGCTCATGTGCTGGGTGACCGCAACGACCCGCAGGGCCGGGTGATCTGTGAACTGGGGGCCATGCGCTTTCCCAAGTCCGGCAAGGCGTTGATGCACTACTTCAATAAGGTCGGCATGGGCGGCAATTCGACGGACTTCCCCAACCCCGGCTCGGCGGCTGCGCCCAGCACGGTTGTCGATTACAAGAACCAGCAGACGTACTACGAGGGCAATGATCTGCCGGACCAATACAAACGCATTGAGGATATGTTCTTCGGCCAATTTCTGGAGCAGGACCCGATTCGCTTTACCGACATGGAAAACGCGATGCAGGAAAGTGCGGTGAACCAGGCTGAAATCAAGGCCATCTGGAACACGATCCTGCGGTCGGGATGGGATGACCTGAGCTTCTACGCCGCCATGGTTGAGCAGGCCAAATGGACTCGGGAAGACATCGACCTGTTTGGCCAGATCGGTTTCGGCACCGGCGGCTGGAACACCGACTACCCGAACTGCTTTCTCGAAGTGCTGCGGGTGCTTTATACCGGCCTGGATACCAATCACTCCTTGATGTACGACGGTTCCAGCGAGCTGCCCCTGCGCTTGTGGAGCGGCACGCCGGCATCGTTTGGTGACACCCAGGTCCATTGGCCGGCAGACACGACCGTGGAGAGCCTGACGCGTCGCGAGATCGCTGACCCGCTGCATCAGGAGGTCCGGCAGATCCAGCGTCTGTCCGGTGGCTCATTCAAGGTGTACCTGTATGACAACCAGCTGAATACGGGTACCGAGCGCAATTTTAAAAGTGTGGTCTACACGCCTCACGTGCGGGTGCTCGACAAGTTCCGCTACATGGACGGCAAGGACCGTTTTAACCTGATGGACAACTTGCTGGCCCCAGAGACCTGGGAGGCGGTGATGTACACCCATTACATGCAGTCGGCGAAGATCTTTGCCACCACCCAGCGGCCATTTTGGAATGATGCCCAGAACGGTCGCTACAAGATGAGCGTGACCTTGTCGGATCGCCTGACCCGAGGCACCTACCTGTTGGACTACGGTTTGGGCAATGGGGCGAGCACGGGCTGCGGTATGTTCCTCTCATATACCTGGAACGATGACAGCCTGAAGTTCCTGGGCGATCGCAGCGCGCCGTTGCCGACCCATGTGCAGTTGTGTACCACCTTGCTGGATACGGTGTACGCCGATACGCAACTGGACCTGGCGGCCGAGTTCGGCATGGTTGATCCGTTTATCGAGATCAACTGGGAAGACGAGCCGTTTTACCTGGGGGCCTTCAAGATGAACCTGCCGGGGCAGTATGAGTATCAGCGCCTGCTGTTTTCCCAGTTCATGAACGGTGTAGAGGGGGGAGAGCCGGACGGTTTTATTCTGTCGGGAGATGACATTTCCTGGACCGGGGGCTGGGCCGAGGGCGCTGTGACCACGGCCTTGAATGCGGTGAACAAGCTGGCGGTCATCTTTGAGGGCGGGACAATCGAAAACAATCCCGGGCCTATTGATCAGTGGGATGCTTTGCAACCCTTGAAACTGTAG
- a CDS encoding sarcosine oxidase subunit delta gives MLHIFCPHCGELRSEEEFHASGQAHIPRPLDPNACTDEQWGDYMFFRDNPRGLHHELWIHAAGCRQYFNATRDTVTYEILETYKIGEKPQFTAKASGEKV, from the coding sequence ATGTTGCATATCTTCTGTCCTCACTGTGGCGAACTGCGCTCCGAAGAGGAATTCCACGCGTCCGGCCAAGCGCACATCCCGCGCCCGCTGGACCCGAATGCCTGCACCGACGAGCAGTGGGGCGACTACATGTTCTTCCGCGACAACCCGCGCGGCCTGCATCACGAACTGTGGATCCATGCCGCCGGTTGCCGCCAATATTTCAACGCGACCCGCGACACCGTGACCTACGAAATTCTTGAAACCTACAAGATCGGCGAGAAGCCACAATTCACCGCCAAGGCTTCTGGAGAGAAGGTATGA
- a CDS encoding sarcosine oxidase subunit beta, giving the protein MQRYSGFGLFKHSLSHHENWQKMWRTPTPKKVYDVVIVGGGGHGLATAYYLAKEHGITNVAVVEKGWLGGGNTARNTTIVRSNYLWDESAHLYEHAMKLWEGLSQDLNYNVMFSQRGVYNLCHTLQDIRDSERRVSANRLNGVDGELLNAKQVADEIPYLDCSKNTRYPVLGATVQRRGGVARHDAVAWGFARAADALGVDLIQQTEVIGFRKENGVCIGVETNKGFIGAKRVGVVTAGNSGHMASLAGFRLPIESHPLQALVSEPIKPIIDSVIMSNAVHGYISQSDKGDLVIGAGIDGYNGYGQRGSYPVIEHTIQAIVEMFPVLSRVRMNRQWGGIVDTTPDACPIISKTPVPNMFFNCGWGTGGFKATPGSGNVFAASLAKGEMHPLAAPFSIDRFHNGALIDEHGAAAVAH; this is encoded by the coding sequence ATGCAACGCTACTCAGGCTTCGGCCTCTTCAAGCACTCACTCAGCCACCACGAAAACTGGCAGAAGATGTGGCGCACGCCGACCCCTAAAAAGGTGTACGACGTGGTCATTGTCGGCGGCGGCGGGCATGGTCTGGCGACCGCTTATTACCTGGCCAAGGAACACGGGATCACCAACGTGGCCGTGGTCGAGAAAGGTTGGCTGGGCGGCGGTAACACCGCGCGCAACACCACCATCGTGCGTTCCAACTACCTGTGGGATGAGTCGGCGCACCTGTATGAACACGCGATGAAGCTCTGGGAAGGTCTGTCCCAGGACTTGAACTACAACGTGATGTTCTCCCAGCGCGGCGTCTACAACCTGTGCCACACCCTGCAGGACATCCGTGATTCCGAGCGCCGCGTGAGTGCCAACCGCCTCAATGGCGTGGACGGCGAGCTGCTCAACGCCAAGCAAGTGGCCGACGAGATCCCGTACCTCGATTGCTCGAAAAACACCCGCTACCCGGTCCTCGGCGCTACCGTGCAACGGCGCGGCGGCGTGGCCCGTCACGATGCCGTGGCCTGGGGTTTTGCCCGCGCCGCCGACGCCCTGGGTGTGGACCTGATCCAGCAGACCGAAGTGATCGGCTTTCGCAAGGAAAACGGCGTGTGCATCGGTGTCGAAACCAACAAAGGCTTTATCGGCGCCAAGCGCGTCGGTGTGGTCACCGCCGGTAACTCCGGCCACATGGCTTCGCTCGCCGGTTTCCGCCTGCCGATCGAATCCCACCCGCTGCAAGCGTTGGTGTCGGAGCCGATCAAGCCGATTATCGACAGCGTGATCATGTCCAACGCCGTGCACGGTTACATCAGCCAGTCCGACAAGGGCGACCTGGTGATCGGCGCCGGTATCGACGGCTACAACGGCTACGGCCAGCGCGGCTCATACCCGGTGATCGAACACACCATCCAGGCCATCGTCGAGATGTTCCCGGTGCTGTCGCGGGTGCGCATGAACCGCCAGTGGGGCGGCATCGTCGACACCACGCCGGACGCCTGCCCGATCATCTCCAAGACCCCCGTGCCGAACATGTTCTTCAACTGCGGTTGGGGCACCGGTGGCTTCAAGGCCACCCCCGGCTCAGGCAACGTGTTTGCCGCGAGCCTGGCCAAGGGTGAAATGCACCCGTTGGCGGCACCTTTCTCCATCGACCGTTTCCACAACGGTGCGCTGATCGACGAACACGGCGCTGCGGCCGTCGCCCACTAA
- the gbcB gene encoding hybrid-cluster NAD(P)-dependent oxidoreductase produces MSNTFLNPVTTQTWANGRHIVRCVKVIQETWDVRTFCFMADQPILFFFKPGQFVTLELEIDGQPIMRSYTISSSPSVPYSFSVTIKRVPGGRVSNWLHDTLHEGQELAVHGPVGLFNAIDFPSPKVLYLSGGVGITPVMSMARWFYDTNANVDMTFIHSARSPKDIIYHRELEHMASRIDNFSLHLICEKHGLGEPWAGYRGYLNHKMLELMVPDFLEREVFCCGPTPYMSAVKRLLEAAGFDMARYHEESFGATPAEARADAVEQAEQAADAPQIDQADLHQVEFIASGKSIRVAPGETVHAAAAKLGLLIPKACGMGICGTCKVMKLGGEVEMEHNGGITEEDEAEGYILSCCSVPKGDVRIEF; encoded by the coding sequence ATGTCCAACACCTTCCTGAATCCTGTCACCACCCAGACCTGGGCCAATGGTCGGCACATCGTGCGGTGCGTCAAAGTCATCCAGGAAACCTGGGATGTGCGCACCTTCTGCTTTATGGCCGATCAGCCGATCCTGTTCTTTTTCAAACCGGGGCAGTTCGTCACCCTGGAGCTGGAAATCGACGGCCAGCCGATCATGCGGTCGTACACCATTTCCAGCTCGCCATCGGTGCCCTACAGCTTCTCGGTAACCATCAAGCGCGTGCCGGGCGGGCGGGTGTCGAACTGGTTGCACGACACCCTGCATGAAGGGCAAGAGTTGGCGGTGCACGGGCCGGTGGGGCTGTTCAATGCCATCGACTTCCCGAGCCCGAAGGTGCTGTACCTGAGCGGTGGCGTGGGGATCACCCCGGTGATGTCCATGGCCCGTTGGTTCTACGACACCAACGCCAATGTCGACATGACCTTTATCCACAGTGCGCGCTCGCCCAAAGACATCATTTACCACCGCGAGCTGGAACACATGGCCTCGCGCATCGACAACTTCAGCCTGCACCTGATTTGCGAGAAGCACGGCCTGGGCGAACCCTGGGCCGGGTATCGCGGGTACCTGAACCACAAGATGCTGGAATTGATGGTGCCGGACTTCCTCGAGCGGGAAGTGTTCTGCTGCGGGCCGACACCTTATATGAGCGCGGTCAAACGCCTGCTCGAAGCGGCGGGCTTCGACATGGCGCGCTACCACGAGGAATCCTTCGGCGCCACGCCAGCGGAAGCCCGCGCCGATGCGGTCGAGCAAGCCGAACAAGCCGCCGATGCGCCGCAGATCGACCAGGCGGATTTGCATCAGGTGGAATTCATTGCGTCGGGCAAAAGCATCCGCGTGGCGCCGGGCGAAACCGTGCATGCCGCCGCCGCCAAGCTCGGCCTGCTGATCCCCAAAGCCTGCGGCATGGGCATTTGCGGCACGTGCAAGGTGATGAAGCTGGGCGGGGAGGTCGAGATGGAGCACAACGGCGGCATCACCGAAGAAGACGAAGCCGAAGGCTACATCCTGTCGTGCTGCAGCGTGCCGAAGGGGGATGTGCGGATCGAGTTCTGA
- a CDS encoding threonine aldolase family protein: MTDKSQQFASDNYSGICPEAWAAMELANQGHQRAYGDDEWTHRAADGFRKLFETDCEVFFAFNGTAANSLALSSLCQSYHSVICSETAHVETDECGAPEFFSNGSKLLTARTENGKLTPESIREIALKRQDIHYPKPRVVTLTQATEVGSVYTPDEIRAISVTCKELGLNLHMDGARFSNACAFLGCSPADLTWKAGVDVLCFGGTKNGMAVGEAILFFNHKLAEDFDYRCKQAGQLASKMRFLSAPWVGLLENDAWLKHARHANHCAQLLSSLVADIPGVELMFPVQANGVFLQLSEPAIAALTAKGWRFYTFIGKGGARFMCAWDTEEERVRELAADIREVMGA, encoded by the coding sequence ATGACCGACAAGAGCCAACAATTTGCCAGTGACAACTATTCGGGTATCTGCCCGGAAGCCTGGGCCGCCATGGAGCTCGCCAACCAGGGCCATCAACGCGCCTATGGCGACGATGAATGGACCCACCGCGCCGCCGACGGTTTCCGCAAACTGTTTGAAACCGATTGTGAAGTGTTCTTCGCCTTCAACGGTACGGCGGCCAACTCCCTGGCCCTGTCTTCGCTGTGCCAGAGCTACCATAGCGTGATTTGCTCGGAAACCGCCCACGTCGAGACCGACGAATGCGGCGCACCGGAGTTCTTCTCCAACGGTTCCAAGCTGCTCACCGCGCGCACCGAGAATGGCAAGCTGACCCCCGAGTCGATCCGTGAGATCGCCCTCAAGCGCCAGGATATCCACTACCCCAAGCCCCGCGTCGTGACCCTGACCCAGGCCACCGAAGTGGGCAGCGTGTACACACCGGATGAAATCCGCGCCATCAGTGTCACCTGCAAGGAGCTGGGGCTGAACCTGCATATGGATGGCGCACGCTTCTCCAACGCCTGCGCCTTCCTCGGCTGCTCGCCGGCCGACCTGACCTGGAAAGCCGGGGTGGATGTGCTGTGTTTTGGCGGCACCAAGAACGGCATGGCGGTGGGTGAGGCGATCCTGTTCTTTAACCACAAGCTGGCGGAAGACTTCGACTATCGCTGCAAACAGGCCGGCCAACTGGCCTCGAAAATGCGCTTCCTGTCAGCGCCATGGGTCGGCCTGCTGGAAAACGACGCCTGGCTCAAGCACGCACGCCACGCCAACCACTGCGCGCAGTTGCTCAGCAGCCTGGTGGCGGACATTCCCGGCGTGGAATTGATGTTCCCGGTGCAGGCCAACGGCGTGTTCCTGCAACTCTCGGAGCCGGCCATCGCCGCGCTGACGGCCAAGGGCTGGCGCTTCTACACCTTTATCGGCAAGGGCGGCGCACGCTTCATGTGCGCGTGGGATACCGAAGAAGAACGGGTACGCGAACTTGCGGCGGATATACGCGAAGTGATGGGCGCCTGA
- a CDS encoding serine hydroxymethyltransferase, producing the protein MFSKQDQIQGYDDALLAAMNAEEQRQEDHIELIASENYTSKRVMEAQGSGLTNKYAEGYPGKRYYGGCEHVDKVEALAIERAKQLFGADYANVQPHSGSSANSAVYLALINAGDTILGMSLAHGGHLTHGAKVSSSGKLYNAVQYGINTDTGLIDYDEVERLAVEHKPKMVVAGFSAYSKTLDFPRFRQIADKVGALLFVDMAHVAGLVAAGLYPNPLPYADVVTTTTHKTLRGPRGGLILAKSNEEIEKKLNSAVFPGAQGGPLMHVIAGKAVCFKEAMEPGFKAYQQQVIDNAQAMASVFIKRGYDVVSGGTDNHLFLVSLIRQGLTGKDADAALGRAHITVNKNAVPNDPQSPFVTSGLRIGTPAVTTRGFKVAQCVELAGWICDILDNLGDADVEANVAKHVSALCADFPVYR; encoded by the coding sequence ATGTTCAGCAAACAAGACCAGATCCAGGGATATGACGACGCACTGCTGGCGGCCATGAATGCCGAGGAGCAGCGTCAGGAAGATCATATCGAGCTGATCGCGTCGGAGAACTACACCAGCAAGCGTGTGATGGAAGCTCAAGGCAGCGGCCTCACCAACAAATACGCCGAAGGCTACCCTGGCAAGCGCTACTACGGCGGCTGCGAGCATGTGGATAAAGTCGAGGCCCTGGCCATCGAGCGCGCCAAGCAGCTGTTCGGCGCCGATTACGCCAACGTGCAACCGCACTCCGGTTCGTCCGCCAACAGCGCCGTGTACCTGGCGCTGATCAATGCCGGCGACACCATTCTGGGCATGAGCCTGGCCCACGGCGGTCACCTGACCCACGGCGCCAAGGTGTCGTCCTCGGGCAAGCTGTACAACGCCGTGCAGTACGGCATCAACACCGACACCGGCCTGATCGACTACGACGAAGTCGAGCGCCTGGCCGTGGAGCACAAGCCGAAAATGGTCGTGGCCGGTTTCTCTGCCTACTCCAAGACCCTGGATTTTCCGCGCTTTCGCCAGATCGCCGACAAGGTGGGCGCGCTGCTGTTCGTCGACATGGCCCACGTCGCAGGCTTGGTTGCCGCCGGCCTGTACCCGAACCCGCTGCCGTACGCCGATGTGGTGACCACCACCACCCACAAGACCCTGCGCGGTCCACGGGGTGGCCTGATCCTGGCCAAGTCCAACGAAGAGATTGAGAAAAAACTCAACTCCGCCGTGTTCCCAGGCGCACAGGGCGGCCCGCTGATGCACGTGATCGCGGGCAAGGCTGTGTGCTTCAAGGAGGCGATGGAGCCAGGCTTCAAAGCTTATCAACAGCAGGTGATCGACAACGCCCAGGCCATGGCCAGCGTGTTTATCAAGCGTGGCTACGACGTAGTGTCCGGCGGCACCGATAACCACCTGTTCCTGGTCAGCCTGATCCGCCAAGGCCTCACCGGCAAGGACGCAGACGCCGCCCTCGGTCGCGCCCATATCACCGTCAACAAGAACGCCGTGCCCAATGACCCGCAGTCGCCATTTGTGACCTCGGGCCTGCGCATCGGCACTCCGGCGGTGACCACACGCGGTTTTAAAGTGGCGCAGTGCGTCGAGTTGGCTGGCTGGATCTGCGACATCCTCGACAACCTCGGCGATGCCGATGTCGAGGCCAACGTGGCCAAGCACGTGTCTGCCCTGTGCGCTGATTTCCCGGTTTATCGCTGA
- a CDS encoding nitrilase-related carbon-nitrogen hydrolase: MNTVRIACHQLAPRIADAQYNRTLSAEAIRRAAALGAQVVVLPELMQSGYVFTDLHEALRVSETLEGPTLTLWKTLANELGIIVVAGFCERLTATQVANSAALIEPDGRLTVYRKAHLWDREKSIFTPGTEPPPVVETAVGRIAVMICYDLELPEWVRLAALAGADLLCAPVNWPDGPRPAGERPAEIVRVQANAAVNRLFIAACDRHGEERGVNWVGGSVIVDADGYPQAGATSHQQEQCLVADLPLAQARDKFISAHNHVHQDRRPGLY, encoded by the coding sequence ATGAACACCGTCCGTATCGCCTGTCATCAACTGGCGCCCCGTATCGCCGATGCGCAGTACAACCGCACCCTCAGCGCCGAGGCCATCCGCCGTGCAGCAGCGCTAGGCGCGCAGGTGGTAGTGCTGCCGGAGTTGATGCAGAGCGGTTATGTGTTCACGGACCTGCACGAAGCCCTTAGGGTGTCCGAAACCCTGGAGGGACCGACACTGACCCTGTGGAAAACACTGGCAAACGAGCTGGGCATTATTGTCGTGGCCGGTTTCTGTGAGCGGCTGACGGCAACCCAGGTGGCCAACAGCGCCGCGCTGATAGAGCCGGACGGCAGGCTGACGGTGTACCGCAAGGCACATTTGTGGGACCGCGAAAAATCCATCTTCACCCCCGGCACCGAGCCCCCGCCGGTGGTCGAAACCGCCGTCGGACGCATCGCCGTGATGATCTGCTACGACCTGGAACTGCCCGAGTGGGTACGCCTGGCCGCCCTCGCCGGTGCCGACCTGCTCTGTGCGCCGGTCAACTGGCCAGATGGCCCGCGCCCCGCCGGCGAAAGGCCGGCAGAAATCGTCCGGGTCCAGGCCAATGCCGCCGTCAACCGCCTGTTCATTGCCGCGTGCGACCGTCATGGCGAAGAACGCGGCGTCAACTGGGTAGGAGGGTCAGTTATCGTCGATGCCGATGGCTACCCCCAGGCCGGCGCGACCTCCCATCAGCAAGAACAGTGCCTGGTGGCGGACCTGCCTCTGGCCCAGGCCCGGGATAAGTTCATCAGTGCGCACAACCATGTGCATCAGGATCGTCGGCCAGGGTTGTACTAA
- a CDS encoding purine-cytosine permease family protein, whose protein sequence is MNALSDKTAPRAAPGLKIETRSIDYVPRNERHGKVWHQGPFWFTGNFVLTTMVTGFTGAALGLSLVYAVLAIVIGVCLGTFAMAFHANQGPRMGLPQMIQSRAQFGLRGAIVPFIAVIFVYIGFNVFNVILATDAINTVLPGSRAPWYALMIILAVVIAVIGHDLLHTVQRWLTYVMISVFAVLTVAALMSLSADAAVADAHFSWSAFLIQLSAAAGYQISYAVYVSDYSRYLPHQTPSRRVIFWTYLGAAGSALWLMSLGAFLASALPSPDPITSVRTVGNQVIPGFGTFTVLIAVPALIGIMAVNCYGAMLTGISAIDGFVKIQPRLKSRIMGISLVAVIIFLIALSIPDSYLASFNTFVLLMLYFLVPWTAVNLADFYLVRKGQYAISDIFNPAGIYGQWGKAGLVAYGLGMVSMVPFMSLSFYVGPVAVALGGADIAFVIGLGVSALAYCVMNRNLDHNAERRAIAASEAMLEGNNL, encoded by the coding sequence ATGAACGCCCTATCCGACAAGACCGCTCCCCGCGCCGCCCCCGGCCTGAAAATAGAGACCCGCTCCATTGACTACGTGCCGCGCAACGAACGCCACGGCAAAGTCTGGCACCAGGGTCCCTTCTGGTTCACGGGCAACTTCGTCCTCACCACCATGGTCACCGGCTTCACCGGGGCCGCGTTGGGCTTGAGCCTGGTCTACGCCGTGCTGGCGATTGTCATTGGTGTGTGCCTGGGCACCTTCGCCATGGCGTTCCACGCCAACCAGGGCCCGCGCATGGGCTTGCCGCAGATGATCCAGTCACGCGCCCAGTTCGGTCTGCGCGGGGCCATCGTGCCGTTTATCGCGGTGATCTTTGTGTACATCGGCTTCAACGTGTTCAACGTGATTCTCGCCACCGATGCCATCAACACGGTCCTGCCGGGCAGCCGCGCGCCGTGGTATGCGCTGATGATCATCCTCGCGGTGGTGATTGCCGTGATCGGCCATGACCTGCTGCACACCGTGCAACGCTGGCTGACCTACGTGATGATCAGCGTATTCGCGGTGCTGACCGTCGCCGCCTTGATGAGCCTGTCGGCCGACGCGGCGGTGGCCGATGCACATTTCTCGTGGTCGGCGTTCCTGATTCAGCTCAGCGCCGCTGCCGGTTATCAGATCAGCTACGCCGTGTACGTGTCGGACTACTCGCGCTATCTGCCCCACCAAACGCCGTCGCGCCGGGTGATTTTCTGGACCTACCTGGGCGCCGCCGGCTCTGCTTTGTGGCTGATGTCCCTGGGCGCATTCCTTGCTTCGGCGCTGCCCTCGCCGGATCCCATCACCAGCGTGCGCACCGTGGGCAACCAGGTGATCCCCGGCTTCGGCACCTTCACCGTGCTGATCGCCGTGCCGGCGCTGATTGGCATCATGGCGGTCAACTGCTACGGCGCCATGCTGACCGGCATCAGTGCCATCGACGGCTTCGTGAAGATCCAGCCGCGCCTCAAGAGCCGGATCATGGGGATTAGCCTGGTGGCGGTGATCATCTTCCTGATCGCCCTGAGCATTCCTGACAGCTACCTGGCCAGCTTCAATACGTTTGTGCTGCTGATGTTGTATTTCCTGGTGCCGTGGACCGCCGTCAACCTCGCGGATTTTTATCTGGTGCGCAAAGGCCAATACGCCATTAGCGACATCTTCAACCCCGCCGGTATCTATGGCCAGTGGGGCAAAGCGGGCCTGGTCGCCTATGGCCTGGGCATGGTCTCGATGGTGCCGTTCATGTCGTTGAGCTTCTACGTCGGGCCGGTCGCCGTGGCGCTGGGCGGTGCCGACATTGCGTTTGTGATCGGCCTGGGCGTTTCCGCGCTCGCCTACTGTGTGATGAACCGCAACCTTGACCATAACGCCGAGCGCCGTGCGATTGCCGCCAGCGAGGCTATGTTGGAAGGCAACAACCTATGA